From Carassius carassius chromosome 15, fCarCar2.1, whole genome shotgun sequence:
attattttagtttttttatttgctgaTACAGTAACTCATTTTTTTCTAATATAGgaagccccaccccccatcattGAGTCAGGAGTTGTAGTCCGACTGACAGGCTAAGATCATGCAGGTAGAGACTAGTAAAGCAGCAATAGAGGTCAGGCTTATTGGTGAGTGTCTACATAACAATCTTGCTGGTGATTTAGGTCTCTGTTACAGTTTTAGCTCGTCCTGGCATGATGTGTTTGTGGCCTTTGCTGACCACCTGCAATAGTGATTGTCTGGTTTAGGAAGGGTTGTGTTATGGTCTTTGCTGTATGCGAGTGAACCATCTGTTCTGTGGCCTGTAGCATGTACTTTAGcaagatgaaagaaaaaaaaaaaaaagtttcagagtAGGTTTAGAGTTTACAAAGCCAAACAAATCCAACCTGGTTTAGATCAGGATCACCTGGTTCACAAAGCTCGATATAAACATACTCTTTCAACTTAGAGTTTGAACCAGAGTTTGTGATTAACTCTGGAGTGCGTGCACCTGAAAGTGTGACGTGTGCATCAAACTGCCTATCACATGGAACATGGAGAACATGGAGACTACAGTAAGTGTCAATTGGATTCACTTCTCGTGAGAATCAgcacaatttacttttttttttttttgctgaagatTAAGAGATTATTATTAAGAGATTATTGaatctttattaaaaatatatttaaatgcatttacaagGCAGGAATAAACAGTTCTCCTGAAGCTAAAGTTTGAGAAGGCAGCAGAAAGAAAATATGACTAAAAGAataaactgaattcaataatttACATTGTTTCACACAGGACCCAAAAAGGAAAACATAAGTTTAGTCATTTTAAAAGTTGGGTATATTAAAGCttatctatttatatttaattatatttaaatgcaaaacttaaaattaattgccacttaatataataattatatgaattaattgttaattttaaacaattataagtaatataacataaatataagtacactgtaaaaaaaaactgtgacctttacggtaaaatactggcagctgtggttgccagaacttcaccgttaaaaatatggtagcaacattttaggttttacagatttaacttaaattcacaataaaataccATATTTCATTAACTGATCTAATGTTctaaggtgcacagtgtcattcacaaaaacactaaacaccatcatggtaacacacatgataatgaaataatgcaataagcaTTAACAACTTTAGATGAAAAATAAAACCCTAATGTACACATATAAAGATTTTGTATACAACTGTAcacaaaaactaagaagaaacatagttatttcagtgaaaaaacataaaatatgaagtGTCATCCAGGGAATTCGTGGAGTGTCAATTTACAGTTTTTTCACTGAAAATTCAACaatgactttttctttttcacttccaaaaactgtaattttaacattattttactttttattcaccgtatatagtatggaaacttactgataaccaattaacaggtttttacagtagcatttttacagttaagatcacaataatttttttacagtgtagccgGCTAGCCGCTAAATTCGGGCAATTGTGTCTTAAATTCTAACTCTTCTAATCTAGAGATAGAGATACGGGGGAGTGGATATATATAACATTGCTCGCAGCTGATTGGTCCAGTTTGGGTTTGTGATCTCTAACCCAGAATAAAACCTGCTCCGGAGCAGGATAGCTACTGTCTGTAGTGTAAGTTACCATAGTGATGAAAAACCAAAACTtgcataaaaaatgtttatataacgTAGGTTGCACTGCTACCTTAAAGCAAGAGGGTCCTTGGTTTGAGTCCCAGCTGAGCCAGTAGGCCTTATTCTCACCATGTGGGCAAAGGTTTATTTCAGGTGCTTGGATTTTCTCCACAATCCAAATTGTCTGTAGATGTGTGTATGTGAACCCTATGATGGACTGGGAGTGTTTTCCGCACCTGTGGCTCGAGTCGCTGGGATAGGCTTCAGCATTCATTGGCCCTACATAGGATAAGGATTTTGGGGCATGGATGGATacaaaggcctgttcacaccaatgTCTATTAATGCATCTGTTCAGACCAACACGAGCATCGGTCAGTGTGACAGTTCATTTTTCCATTGCACTGTGAAGAAAACTGGCCAGCTAGTAGGTTTCATGTGTTTGGTCATATGCCCAGAGCCACTGTTGTTAAAAAACACAGTACATAAAACCATGACTCGTGAACAGATCGTGCTAAGAGATCTGAAAAATCTGAGACCAGTTATCTTGTTCCTGTTGCTGTGTCCAAAAAAGGGTACTGTATAGTAGGTACTACATTTGGTTTAAAACgtgcaaatgtaaaaaatgtcagTATTCAGTATAGTATGACTATGTGCAGTATGAATGAAATTTGGATGTACTCTGTCGGCCTTGCTGTCATTTTCATGTGATCTACAGCATCACTTGCTTCATTGCCATTTACAAATACTttcctgtggcctcatgggatagtaaagtgtccatcagtTGCACACTTCTAAAGTAATCTGGTACTTTTTAACTACTGTTTTACTACGCGGGGTTGGTGTTTGGTGTCATTTGTGAAAACATAACGGTGAATACAAAAAtctctgactttctttcttctctgaGACAAGCAGGTGTCaaaaataaagttatattttttttattccagagTAACCAggttttttcagcttttttgaaaGTGCCATATACAGTCAAAGAGTGAATCTACATTTATGCATTGGTCTGAACAGAAAAATTGCATGCAAAAGTCTATTTTTTTGAGCCAAACACTTGATTTGTTGATTTGAACAGGCCTTAAGATGTTCTTTAGTAAATAATGACTTGCTTAAACTGGAAGTTTCGCTAAAGTAAAGTGACCCTTGTATAATTCATAACATTTTTTATACTTGTTTAGTTCAAAATTTCTGAAGTTTCTTTTAATAATTAACACAATATTatcaagttttaaaataaaaggaaaaaagttatttagtaCAGTATTTGTCTGTATGGACTGTGGATAGCTCTTGCTCATCACCATATTACTGCTATTACAAACCACTCTTATTAGAAAGTACAAAAACCaatagaacccattataatccGTGATACTGTCTACAGCAAATGCAGTGTAGACAGTATCAACACACATCTCAAAAtctattctaattttttttctgtcactgcttaagtttcatcacaactttaaacatttaaaaggacGGTAGTGCTTGCAGGTGACCTAAGACTTGATTTTTTCTGCAAACAGTTCAGCAGTTAATATGTGTGTCCTGTGGTCCTGACCACTAAACCAGCAATTGCCAATCATTCATGAATTAACCATCCTTGAGTCAGTTTTTCAATGAATTAAATGAACACTTGCAAAGCCATCTGAATCAGTTCATACTCATTCGAACCACTTTCTCACCGAATCATCTAAACCGTTTTTATGTTAAGTTATATTGAAGTTATATTGCTCCATAATTCTTCATTCTTTACACACATTACCCGTGCTTTTCTGGATACGgtatggtaattttttttaatttttacattttaaaaacctgTTTACATATAGTATACTTTTCTATACTCAGTAAAGGTTTAagacattttgattttaattacttttaatttaaatacCTGTGCCTTACTTACCACTATTTTCCCCCAGTGGAGACAGAAACACCACAGACAAATTCAGATAAATAAAGTCTAGGCCTTAATTGcaacataatttttatttgtgttaaaaatgttgCTGCAAttacatccttttttttttaccccttttTTATGCtgatatgtatattatatattgatCATGCAGATTTTGTTACACATTAAACCTCTTAAACTCATATATTTATAACACATATCGTTTTCACCCACAGAATACAATGCAAATACAAACATTTGATGATTTATTGGTAAAGATAAtttcaagtatatatatatatatatatatatatatatatatatatgtcatgatTTTGTCTTTAAAACACTCTTTATGTGTATAACTAATTTCTTACGCTTCTTATCCCAAGCCAAGTTGTGTAATGGAAGAGCTAATACAGATATGAAATAAAGAGGGAGGGGCAATAATCCCtactacaaaaaacaaaaaaaacacccttGGTAAAATGTGAAAGTAAGTATTAAAGTAATTTACAGTATTCATAATACAGTAGGCACACTTTTTCATCAGCTTTGGAAGTATATTCCATATTCATTGTTCCTATGTTCCTACTGTCTTTGAACGTTTGGACCAAAGATTTCAGTCTGAAGATACTGTTGTGATGGAATGTTTAATGATCAAAAATGTCTTCACTTCAACACAGGGATCTTTTCGTGGTGGCTTGTCTGCATCACCTCAAAGAACGAGCGCATCTCCTCGTCGCCGTCCAGATGAGAATGCTGTTGCGCACTTTTTCAGAACCATTGTTCGTATCTCTCTTCCTCCTTTTTCACTGTCTCTCACACCACATCATTGAAAAATAGAATGAATATTCTTTTATAAATGACTTTCATTGGATTTTGCTTTCCCCCCAATTAGGTTTCTCCCTCTACCCCCAAATCTAGGGTAAGTCTCAATTTTCTGAGTTCGACAGCTGTTCCCTTACAAGAAGTTTGTTAACATTATGCTTTaggtgatatatatatttatatatatatatgaattgaattcacatttttattttacttcgtTATCATCTTAACAGCAAATTTCCACTACCCCCACTCCCTTACATAGTAGGctatatattttagtattttattagtaATCAGTACCTTTGTTACTTTgaattaatctttcatttttcattattgtcAATTAGCTTTATGTCAggagctgttttgttttgttttgtaactcACTCAATAACTCTGTAACTCACTTCTTCCATACTggcaaaattattttctccaAATTCTGGAGATATGAAAAACCCCAGTATCCACAACAACACTATCTGGTTTATTAACAGAGAGACCAGAAATCACAGAGCTCTACCAAAGGCCAAAAGGGACGTGGAGACACCTTAACCCGGATCTTCAAAATGGtaacaagattttttatttatttttttatcaataatgaACTTGTAACATCATCAGTCAATTTAAGTTTGTGTTTATTGTCTCTTTTTCAGGGAGGAAGCCAGTCTGCTTCATCTACCAAGCGTTGAAACCTCATTACCTTTtcccatttaaaaataaagaggaAAAGGGTGGAAAACGAATggaaaaaagttcatttttaaattttgttttctaATACAGTAACATTGACTTGAAAAAGCTTTTGCACTGATACGTTACAACACAATCTGTGTCTTCTGAATTATTCCTGTTCAGTCTAGTCAATCTTTTACTGACATAGTTGTGTATAATCTTTGATCTTTGTAATGGTTTTGTCTTGTCTCTGTAGTGTCAGTACTCATTTTACACAGCTTAAGTGTAACCAGTACCTCTCTTAGCATATTGTGTCTGCCAGGAGGTGTTCTGCATGCCAAAATGCATAACTTATGTTCTGACATCCACCAGTATATTTTACCTCCAACCACACATTTTTAAATTCCGGAGATTTCTAATGAATTTGGTAACCATAAATTACTGCACATAGTTTGAATATGACTGATTTTTTGCCCTTTGCTCATCATAGTTTGAGACTTCATTTTCTATTCATAcaaaaacaactggaaaaaaGGTTTCTTATTTTAACTAAATAATATTTGATGTCTTCTGTGTTTGTTACACCTAATTAATGGCGACAATTAAAAGTGTGAAACGTTTTTAGTGGTTCTTTTTATGCCTATTTAGCATCCTAGCTATTTAGAATCAGTATAGCAAATGTTACAAAATGAGATGCAAGAATCCAATTATGGCATGTAGTGGACTTCTTAAAGTgtccctattatggatttttgaaaattacctttcatgcagtaggtaacagctctaagtgaatggaaacatcctgcaaagttttaaatatgtaaatacaccATGTATACGAAAGAAAGAGTCTACTCTGAATCTTTGAAACGAGTCgtttttaaaatgaatcccaAGCCGTTAcatgttgacatcaacatgaaacatGAACATACGTATTGTCtgcccacttgttggtcttttcacgttggtctgaatgaaaatgcaaattcattctttgccactatgTGCCGCTTTCGCAGCggttgaaatgaaaatgagaccaatcgGACGAATCACCGCAGATTAGCGTTGCACAAAGGATgggtttggaaaaattaatcgttgagCGAATTGTTTGCAAGTCGTTGGGCAagtaaggtaaaaaataaatctgtattataagacaataaaagtgttttttcacCTTGAATGCATGTcagggactcccaaaaccaaaatattaacctttcattacccataggggcattttaaattatataaagtaataattcaggtatttaatcatttaaactgCTTATGCTACAATTCAACAGTAGCGAACATGTTCTGTATATGTTTGTACAGGGTGTCTACAGTAGTTGCCTTCTTTTTGTACCATCACTCAATAACTGCTTGATAACCACTGCAGACGTATTATGCAGTGATTGAAACAATTCAACCCTCACTGATCAACAGGACATTCCATTTAGAATCCATTTAGCTGCATGCGAGACTGAATAGTCATGCATGTTCATTTTACACttttaggacaaaaaaatttaaaaggaaGAAAAGCATTTGAAGaagttcatatataataaatcaaataaacagtTCTATAGCTCTAGAATTTTACATGTAATTATGCAGTATTTTGATAAACTGACAATGTCAGTGTTGTCTGTGCTAACTAGGCATTTTACTTTACCACAGGTAGGATACAACTTACAACTACAGAATGTCCATTCAAATACACAGTTACAATCTCTACTTTTGTAGAGACAAATATGgctccaaataataataataataataaaaagtaatgaaacttacaaaattacaaaattaaacttttaaacacAAAAGTAAGTTCTGTCTTGACGGGTTTTCTAATGTAACAAGAAGTatacacaatcatgtacattcaCATAAATATTGTGATTTGTGCTGGCAAGAATAAAAAGATAGTAAGTGGGATTAAAATTAAGCAAATGGACTTGCTATTTGAAGTCAAATCGAGCTGAATGTGTGCTGCTGTCAGGTGTTTATAGGGAGACTGTGGGGATGTGGCACTGCCAGACTTCTGAAGACTCCTGCACCACCTCCTCCAGATCCAGCCTTGACTGAGTCTCTTTGGCTTCTGACCTGCTATGGTGCTTGCTGAGAATCTGACTCAGAATCGTGTCCCAACACCACTTCTACTTCCTGTGCTTTGCTGTAAACAAATTAAGAAAAGTTTACAAAAGAGAACATTTTTGCTGATTTTATTCATGGATAAAATGTTGGCActtgaaaaagtaaaaaacaatcgaagacaaaaaaatgttatttttcagtatttctcTTGACTTCACTTCATTGTCAATGATTTTAATATAtaagagctgggtagtaacggattacatgtaatctggattacgtaatcagattccaaatctcaagtacttgtaattagagtaaactactttttaaaaatactcgtaatcagactacaggtacttttttatggataacatgattacatattatttacacaatatGGTAATAAGTCATTCACAATTCACTGATTCTCttaaatttccttttttaatgtttatattttttcctaataAACCAATAAACCTAATAAATCAGCAACAAGATAATGAAAAATAGCGGGGAAAGCAAACCTTGCCTAAATCGAACGACCGATCGAAACCTATGGAAGGCCAAAGTAGTCACAAACACCTGCTCGGGCATCTGATTTCACACTGACATGTCAAAAGCGTGCGATTTTACAGCAAAATGCGTGTCCTTGACGCTTGATTTACCATAAAAACGTGCGTTCTTAGCGTGCGCTTTGGGATTGTGGAAAACTCGcgtttccaaagcgacttacagtgcattcaggctaacatttttacctaacataatatataaatatataaagtatattatatattattatgtaaagtgtattattatacactataatatattataatattgtatcgtattatagttattatatccaagttgtcagtctggaacgcagcattaacGTCAATAAACGATCGTGTACTACAATGAAGAGTCATGCTGACGTTTCAGCACTTGATAAACGgatagcgactcctaagtagcacttaaaggaCAGCTATGTGCAACTGTGTTAAATGTagttttgggaaacgcacgtgaaacaataacgaacgattgttaaattactcgtagaaaacgtTATTAAGCATAGATCAGTTGTTATTGGGAAACCCGACCCTGATTAATCGattacattcattaaaaataaataaataaatatactccccataaataaaacacctgatgctgtcgggagctgaccaattttgtgaaattcgccTCGAAAGGAGTAagagcacaatgaagttgcgattgtaagaTGCCATCTGTAAGACACCCACAGGAGCATGACTTGACGTGCGACACTGCAGATTGTCTTGTCCccgtaatatttgtatattattattattattattattattattttattattggttatatttttatattatattcgtttatattcatattttcctTTCATTTTGATCTCTTTacgttctgaatacttttgtaaataatagcctactgttAATGGTCGACATGGAAATtttcgaggaaattttgctttgacaaaagggcacttaaggggcgaaggagcaggtgctcaagtgaaccggttctttcggacagttcgatcaaataaaccagttgaataAAAACGGTTCACCGCTTCTTTTGtgctcgatgtaatgtcattggcgatgattgcccttgattcaagccttcggtttacctgcgctcataatagcacagaatcagttcagaatcaatcatcaaaagaatcagttcggttcagacgctcagtagctgtgtcccaaagttgagtgtacACACTTCGAAGGAGACGGACTTCGAAGACCAGAGGTGCGTTCCATTCGACAGGGTCCCTACGCAGTGTTCACTCCTCCCTACTCACTGAGCACGGTATATCAGTTGAAGTGGACTTCACTGACAATAACCGCTCATTTGGAACGCCCTGCAAACGTCATCAAAGAAAGTCAACGATGGGGTCGCGcagattatgatataacataaatataggactacattcatattttaatttttatttacaatcacatttaaaatatgtacactatacaataaaaaaaagaaaaaaactttgagTACtatatcaaagtcaaagtcacctttatttatatagcgctttaaacaaaatacattgcgtcaaagcaactgaacaacattcattaggaaaacagtgtcaataatgcaaaaattattgttaaaggcagttcatcattggattcagttcagttaaatagtgtctgtgcatttatttgcaatcaagtcaacgatatcgctgtagatgaagtgtccccaactaagcaagccagaggcgacggcggcaaggaaccgaaactccatcggtgacagaatggagaaaaaaaccttgggagaaaccaggctcagttggggggccagttctcctctgaccagacgaaaccagtagttcaattccaggctgcagcaaagtcagattgtgcagaagaatcatctgtttcctgtggtcttgtcctggtggtcctctgagacaaggtctttacaggggatctgtatctggggctctagttgtcctggtctccgctgtctttcagggatgtagacagtctggtctggatacgtactggatccgggtgactgcagtgaccctctgatctggacacagactggatctggtggccacggtgacctcggaacaagagagaaacagacaaatattagcgtagatgccattcttctaatgatgtagcaagtacatagggtgttatgggaagtgtttccggttccggtttacctaattaatgcagcctaaaaatcctttaacggatttggataataaaagcatattagtatgttatgtgtatgccaggttaaagagatgggtctttaatctagatttaaactgaaagagtgtgtctg
This genomic window contains:
- the LOC132158061 gene encoding myelin basic protein-like isoform X2, with product MASASTSQSTFRLGRSKKNPTVMDQIGKFFGGDKKKKGKGSFRGGLSASPQRTSASPRRRPDENAVAHFFRTIVSPSTPKSRRDQKSQSSTKGQKGRGDTLTRIFKMGGSQSASSTKR